The following coding sequences are from one Granulicella sp. L56 window:
- a CDS encoding S9 family peptidase, producing MKMLAGLILGTVLGGVALGQSTGVASNEATVTDLAAALSERPMTFADLQRMKRIDDPQVSPSGKWVMFAATDVDLAANTKVSHLWVVPLKGGHVTASPSSEKQVTFWKEGETEGRFSRDGKQVAFVATDGTTGHSQIFVASWDEATGTLGTPKRLTNVSTEADGPVWSPDSQRILFVSRVYPECSDEESWLEEDACDKRKDDAAAASPVKATIFTHLLYRHWDHYIGDKRSHVLVVSVTDGNTVRDLTPRREIGDAEAPVFSLGGPVDYAWAPDSKEIAYVTNLDPVPATSTNNDVITLRLDDPDARAVKISTSPGSDDAPAYSPDGKYIAFRSQARAGFESDRFRLMLFDRQSKAITEMLPKLDNWVDEFTWAPNSKTIYFASGEMGEENILSTQVGLPEATAVANKAEYGGLQISPNGRALIAMVQTVRHPAEVASIALNAAGGGGAPVVRLTHLNDALLRQLDLPKMESFIFPGAGNTSVQGFIIRPPNFDAAKKYPLKFLMHGGPQTAWGDAWSYRWNAELFAADGYVVVMINRRGSTGYGQKFVDEVSGDWGGKAYVDLMKGLDYAEKQYPFIDKTRECALGASYGGYMADWVLTHTDRFKCIVTHDGMYNPQSAYGTTEELWFNEWEFKRPGTTGPGQPWKYAAGPVAEDPFRKWSPMLSIENAKTPTLIIHSQKDYRLDVSEGFQLFTALQQLHVPSKMLYFPDEGHWVLKPQNSELWYKTVNDWCDQWTHSGTYSVANTL from the coding sequence ATGAAGATGCTTGCAGGGTTGATTCTGGGAACGGTTTTGGGTGGGGTGGCGTTGGGACAGAGTACCGGGGTGGCTTCGAACGAGGCCACAGTGACGGATTTGGCAGCGGCTTTGAGCGAACGTCCAATGACGTTTGCCGATCTGCAGCGGATGAAGCGAATCGACGATCCGCAGGTCTCGCCGAGCGGCAAATGGGTGATGTTCGCGGCAACCGATGTCGATCTGGCGGCGAATACCAAGGTGAGCCATCTTTGGGTGGTGCCGCTGAAGGGCGGACACGTTACGGCTTCGCCCTCTTCAGAGAAGCAGGTGACCTTCTGGAAAGAGGGGGAGACCGAGGGACGCTTTTCGCGGGACGGCAAACAGGTGGCGTTTGTGGCGACGGACGGCACGACCGGGCACTCGCAGATCTTCGTGGCTTCGTGGGACGAGGCGACGGGGACGCTGGGAACGCCGAAGCGGTTGACCAATGTGAGTACAGAGGCTGACGGGCCAGTGTGGTCGCCGGACTCGCAACGAATTTTGTTTGTGTCGCGGGTCTATCCGGAGTGCAGCGATGAGGAGTCCTGGCTGGAAGAAGATGCCTGCGACAAGCGCAAGGACGATGCGGCGGCAGCGAGCCCGGTGAAGGCGACGATCTTTACGCATCTGTTGTATCGGCACTGGGACCATTACATCGGCGATAAGCGCAGCCATGTGCTGGTGGTGAGTGTGACGGACGGCAATACGGTGCGCGATCTGACGCCGCGGCGGGAGATCGGCGATGCCGAGGCTCCGGTGTTTTCGCTGGGCGGCCCGGTGGACTATGCGTGGGCTCCTGACTCGAAGGAGATTGCGTATGTGACGAACCTTGACCCGGTTCCGGCGACGAGCACGAACAACGATGTGATCACGCTGCGGCTGGACGATCCCGACGCGCGAGCGGTGAAGATTTCGACCTCGCCGGGCAGCGATGACGCTCCTGCCTATTCGCCGGACGGAAAGTACATCGCGTTCCGGTCGCAGGCGCGGGCGGGATTCGAGAGCGACCGCTTTCGGCTGATGCTGTTCGACCGGCAGAGCAAGGCGATTACAGAGATGCTGCCGAAGCTCGACAACTGGGTGGACGAGTTCACCTGGGCTCCGAACTCGAAGACGATCTACTTTGCCAGCGGCGAGATGGGCGAGGAGAACATCTTGTCGACGCAGGTGGGGCTTCCCGAGGCGACGGCAGTGGCGAACAAGGCGGAGTATGGCGGACTGCAGATCTCGCCGAATGGGAGGGCGCTTATCGCGATGGTGCAGACGGTGCGGCATCCTGCAGAGGTTGCCTCGATTGCCCTGAACGCTGCGGGTGGCGGGGGCGCTCCGGTAGTACGGCTGACACACCTCAACGATGCGTTGCTGCGCCAACTCGATCTGCCAAAGATGGAGAGCTTCATCTTCCCCGGTGCGGGAAATACGTCGGTGCAGGGATTCATTATTCGGCCACCGAACTTCGACGCCGCGAAGAAGTATCCGCTGAAGTTCCTGATGCATGGCGGACCGCAGACGGCATGGGGCGATGCGTGGAGCTATCGCTGGAATGCGGAGCTTTTCGCAGCGGACGGGTACGTCGTTGTGATGATCAATCGGCGCGGCTCAACCGGCTATGGGCAGAAGTTTGTCGACGAGGTGAGCGGCGACTGGGGCGGGAAGGCCTATGTCGATCTGATGAAAGGATTGGACTATGCGGAGAAACAGTATCCCTTTATCGACAAGACGCGGGAGTGCGCGCTGGGCGCGAGCTATGGCGGATACATGGCCGACTGGGTGCTAACGCACACTGACCGCTTCAAGTGCATCGTGACCCATGACGGCATGTACAACCCGCAGAGTGCGTATGGAACGACTGAGGAGCTTTGGTTCAACGAGTGGGAGTTCAAGCGGCCGGGAACGACCGGGCCGGGGCAACCGTGGAAGTATGCTGCGGGGCCGGTGGCGGAAGACCCGTTCAGGAAATGGTCGCCGATGCTGTCGATCGAGAATGCGAAGACGCCTACGCTGATCATTCATTCGCAGAAGGACTATCGGCTGGACGTGTCGGAGGGGTTCCAACTGTTCACGGCATTGCAACAGCTTCATGTGCCGAGCAAGATGCTCTACTTTCCCGATGAGGGACACTGGGTGCTGAAGCCGCAGAACTCAGAGCTTTGGTATAAGACCGTGAATGACTGGTGCGATCAGTGGACGCATAGCGGGACCTATTCAGTTGCGAACACGCTGTAG
- a CDS encoding sensor histidine kinase, which produces MWALHWGCMIGVLGLAGAVSLMAHEQRLHAKERQRDRRIREEFEAYAGLDAALHGEDLSGLAKRVCKLVSKKSAFLRVAMLTQDSGGELQVAGSVGVDEITLQELQVCGGRMREATPDEAGTRLGKRSFAMVLGKNSIEAGCGRAILIPLQTSTGAVRGALAVCADGLMSLRRQTVEETISPLEALAVKLGRAIESAEMVEQLQQAEKMAGFGMLANGVAHELSSPLTAVLEFAEQIAETAKESRVQANAKTIVNEALRMQQTVQELVNFGQSRTRIDEPVELVGLLRELAAECEEKLESRGVLLVVDAEDDVRAVRGDGDALRQVLEHLLNNSAQAIDSIGDEAEREREIRVSVSHDANSVQMIVSDTGPGFEEPGRVFDPLGPGVGMGLGICYGIVHEHGGEISAFNLHPYGAAVMVELPLGAVSAQNFSGATREVA; this is translated from the coding sequence ATGTGGGCTCTTCATTGGGGGTGCATGATTGGCGTCCTGGGCCTGGCAGGCGCAGTGTCGTTGATGGCGCACGAACAGCGCCTTCATGCAAAAGAGCGCCAGCGCGACCGCAGGATTCGTGAAGAGTTTGAGGCTTATGCCGGACTCGATGCCGCGCTGCATGGAGAAGATTTAAGTGGACTGGCAAAGCGCGTGTGCAAGCTGGTATCCAAAAAGAGCGCGTTTCTGCGAGTTGCCATGCTGACCCAGGATAGCGGAGGAGAGTTGCAGGTGGCGGGCAGCGTGGGGGTCGACGAGATCACCCTTCAGGAGCTTCAGGTCTGTGGCGGACGCATGAGGGAGGCGACGCCGGACGAGGCAGGCACGCGCCTGGGCAAGAGAAGCTTTGCCATGGTGCTTGGAAAGAACTCTATTGAAGCAGGATGTGGACGTGCGATCCTGATTCCGCTGCAGACTTCTACCGGAGCGGTGAGGGGCGCTTTGGCAGTGTGTGCCGACGGTCTAATGAGCCTGCGGCGGCAGACGGTGGAAGAGACGATTTCACCGCTGGAAGCGCTGGCAGTGAAGCTGGGGCGCGCCATCGAAAGCGCCGAGATGGTGGAACAACTACAACAGGCGGAGAAGATGGCCGGCTTCGGGATGCTCGCGAACGGGGTGGCGCATGAGCTGAGCTCTCCACTTACGGCAGTGCTGGAGTTTGCAGAGCAGATTGCCGAGACGGCGAAGGAGAGCCGGGTACAGGCGAACGCAAAGACGATTGTGAACGAAGCCTTGCGAATGCAGCAGACGGTGCAGGAGCTTGTGAACTTCGGACAGTCCCGGACGCGCATCGATGAGCCGGTGGAGCTTGTTGGATTGTTGCGGGAACTGGCCGCCGAGTGCGAGGAGAAGCTGGAGAGCCGCGGAGTTCTGCTGGTGGTGGATGCGGAGGACGATGTGCGGGCGGTGCGGGGGGATGGAGATGCGTTGCGGCAGGTATTGGAGCATTTGCTGAATAACTCCGCGCAGGCCATCGATTCGATCGGGGACGAGGCGGAACGGGAGCGGGAGATACGCGTTTCGGTGAGCCATGACGCGAACTCGGTGCAGATGATTGTGAGCGATACCGGGCCGGGCTTCGAGGAGCCGGGGCGAGTGTTCGATCCGTTGGGGCCGGGCGTGGGGATGGGGCTTGGAATCTGCTATGGGATCGTGCATGAGCATGGCGGGGAGATCAGCGCGTTCAACCTGCATCCGTATGGGGCGGCGGTGATGGTGGAGCTGCCTTTGGGAGCGGTCTCCGCGCAGAATTTTTCCGGAGCCACGCGTGAGGTCGCTTAG